Proteins encoded by one window of Bauldia sp.:
- a CDS encoding sigma-54 dependent transcriptional regulator codes for MASDILIVDDEADIRDLVAGILTDEGHGTRTAADADTALTEIAGRRPSLVFLDIWLQGSRLDGLALLDEVKKEHSDLPVIMISGHGNIETAVSAIKRGAYDYIEKPFKADRLVLVAERALEASKLRREVKALRERAGDANQLLGNSAAMNHLRGMIEKVAPTNSRIMISGASGAGKEMVARAVHELSSRKTGPFVVLNAATIIADRMENELFGTEAVNGDARKVGALEEAHGGTLYLDEVGDMPRETQNKILRVLVDQTFQRVGGTNRVTVDVRIISSTGRDLEREIGEGTFREDLFHRLAVVPLRVPALAERREDIPLLVRHFVEQISRATGLPPRTIGDDAMAVLQAHDWPGNIRQLRNNVERLMILARGDASDTITAEMLPAEIGEMLPTTPGRAGGEHLMSMPLRDAREIFEREYLTAQVNRFGGNISRTAEFVGMERSALHRKLKSLGVNG; via the coding sequence ATGGCGTCGGATATTCTGATCGTTGACGATGAGGCGGACATCCGCGACCTGGTCGCGGGCATCCTGACGGACGAGGGCCACGGCACGCGTACCGCGGCCGATGCGGATACCGCGCTCACCGAGATCGCGGGGCGGCGGCCGTCGCTCGTCTTCCTCGACATCTGGTTGCAGGGAAGCCGGCTCGACGGGCTGGCGCTGCTCGACGAGGTGAAGAAGGAGCACAGCGACCTCCCGGTCATCATGATTTCCGGGCACGGCAACATCGAAACGGCGGTTTCCGCAATAAAAAGAGGGGCTTACGACTATATCGAGAAGCCGTTCAAGGCCGACCGGCTGGTGCTGGTGGCGGAACGGGCGCTTGAGGCGTCAAAACTCCGGCGCGAGGTGAAGGCGCTACGCGAGCGCGCCGGCGACGCCAACCAGTTGCTCGGCAACTCGGCCGCGATGAACCACCTCCGCGGCATGATCGAGAAGGTTGCGCCGACCAACAGCCGCATCATGATCTCCGGCGCCTCCGGCGCCGGCAAGGAGATGGTGGCGCGCGCCGTGCACGAGCTGTCGTCGCGCAAGACGGGGCCGTTCGTGGTGCTGAACGCCGCCACGATCATCGCCGACCGCATGGAGAACGAGCTGTTCGGCACCGAGGCCGTCAACGGCGACGCGCGCAAGGTCGGCGCGCTGGAGGAGGCGCACGGCGGCACGCTCTACCTCGACGAGGTCGGCGACATGCCGCGCGAGACGCAGAACAAGATTTTGCGCGTGCTGGTCGACCAGACGTTCCAGCGCGTCGGCGGCACTAACCGCGTGACGGTCGATGTGCGCATCATCTCGTCCACCGGGCGCGATCTCGAGCGCGAGATCGGGGAGGGGACGTTCCGCGAGGATCTGTTCCACCGCCTTGCGGTCGTGCCACTGCGCGTGCCAGCGCTGGCCGAGCGGCGTGAGGACATTCCGCTGCTGGTGCGCCATTTCGTCGAGCAGATTTCGCGGGCGACGGGTTTGCCGCCGCGCACGATCGGCGACGACGCCATGGCGGTGCTGCAGGCGCACGACTGGCCGGGCAACATCCGCCAGCTCCGCAACAACGTCGAGCGGCTGATGATCCTGGCGCGCGGCGATGCCTCCGACACCATCACGGCTGAGATGCTGCCGGCGGAGATCGGCGAGATGCTGCCGACGACGCCGGGCCGGGCAGGGGGCGAGCACCTGATGTCGATGCCGCTGCGCGACGCGCGCGAGATTTTCGAGCGCGAGTACCTGACGGCGCAGGTCAACCGCTTCGGCGGCAACATCTCGCGCACGGCCGAGTTCGTCGGCATGGAGCGCTCGGCGCTGCACCGCAAGCTGAAGTCGCTGGGCGTCAACGGCTAG
- a CDS encoding PAS domain-containing sensor histidine kinase, which translates to MAEPIAEDAPGSRAFTLSRLIRASGYVAVVLALATTAGSFFVLMGLTPIAPSPNVVFAALLANGILVAFLIFVIAWEVVSLVIANRRGRAAARLHIRIVALFSLIAAAPAVLLAIAASVSLDRGLDNWFSVRTRAIVENSLSIAQAYAEQQSIQLRFDALAVRAELEKAPTLLTDDPTRFETFFASLAQERNLPGIFLVKGDGGLVAQATSVERREFPPPSTAVLQQAKQDLSQVVIVPPGNGNAIGAITGLDGFDDTFLYAVRPIDPKVAGYLAMTNDTVAQYRVLEASRFGVQLAFGILFLGITVVVLLSAVWLGIGFANRLVAPIRRLIDAAKQVSAGNLRVEVQARNSDGDVGALGVTFNQMTAQLRGQRQQLVAASELNDSRRRFTEAVLSGVTAGVIGIDADGRITIANRTGLHLLEAPDRTIGLPLVEVAPELEKVVNGALRDGRPEHRDQVTIMRGGRERTVNIRVTTERATGQAHGYVVTLDDITDLVTAQRSSAWADIARRIAHEIKNPLTPIQLSAERLKRKFGRVIVDDRDVFDQCTDTIIRQVGDIGRMVDEFSSFARMPKPAIVSGNLSDVVREAVFLVSVAQPDIAFETKLPQEPLTGRFDARLMGQAIGNLVKNATEAIAAVPPSPDFKGAIEVDGRFEGAAIVVDVIDNGVGLPRENRQRLLEPYVTTREKGTGLGLAIVTKIIEEHGGRVELLDAPAVAHGGRGAMIRITLPGAESVRLEEPEVKLAAGG; encoded by the coding sequence ATGGCCGAGCCAATCGCTGAAGACGCACCGGGAAGCCGTGCCTTCACCTTGAGCCGGCTGATCCGCGCGTCCGGCTATGTCGCCGTCGTGCTGGCGCTGGCGACGACAGCCGGCAGCTTCTTCGTCCTCATGGGCCTGACGCCCATCGCGCCGTCGCCGAACGTCGTTTTCGCGGCGCTGCTGGCGAACGGCATTCTGGTCGCCTTCCTGATCTTCGTCATCGCGTGGGAGGTGGTCAGCCTCGTCATCGCCAACCGGCGCGGGCGGGCGGCGGCGCGGCTGCACATCCGCATCGTGGCGCTGTTCAGCCTGATCGCGGCGGCGCCGGCGGTGCTGCTCGCCATCGCGGCCAGCGTCTCGCTCGACCGCGGGCTGGACAACTGGTTCTCGGTGCGCACGCGCGCGATCGTCGAGAATTCGCTGTCGATCGCGCAGGCCTATGCCGAGCAGCAGTCGATCCAGTTGCGGTTCGATGCGCTGGCGGTGCGGGCGGAGCTCGAGAAGGCGCCGACGCTGCTCACCGACGACCCGACGCGCTTCGAGACGTTCTTCGCCTCGCTCGCCCAGGAGCGCAACCTGCCGGGCATCTTCCTGGTCAAGGGCGACGGCGGGCTGGTCGCGCAGGCGACGTCGGTGGAGCGGCGCGAATTCCCGCCGCCGTCGACGGCCGTGCTGCAGCAGGCCAAGCAGGATCTGTCGCAGGTCGTGATCGTGCCGCCCGGCAACGGCAACGCCATCGGTGCGATCACCGGGCTCGACGGCTTCGACGATACCTTCCTGTACGCCGTCAGGCCGATCGATCCGAAAGTCGCCGGCTACCTGGCGATGACCAACGATACCGTGGCGCAGTACCGTGTGCTGGAGGCGAGCCGCTTCGGCGTGCAGCTTGCCTTCGGCATTCTCTTCCTCGGCATCACGGTCGTGGTGCTGCTCTCGGCTGTGTGGCTGGGCATCGGCTTTGCCAACCGGCTGGTGGCGCCGATCCGCCGGCTGATCGACGCGGCGAAGCAGGTGTCGGCGGGCAACCTCCGGGTCGAGGTGCAGGCGCGCAATTCCGACGGCGACGTCGGCGCTCTCGGCGTCACCTTCAACCAGATGACGGCGCAGCTTCGCGGGCAGCGCCAGCAGCTCGTCGCGGCGAGCGAGTTGAACGACAGCCGCCGGCGCTTCACCGAGGCGGTGCTTTCCGGCGTCACCGCGGGCGTGATCGGCATCGATGCCGACGGGCGCATCACCATCGCCAACCGCACGGGCCTGCATCTTCTGGAGGCGCCGGACCGGACCATCGGCTTGCCGCTGGTGGAGGTCGCGCCGGAGCTCGAAAAGGTCGTCAACGGCGCGCTCCGCGACGGGCGGCCGGAGCATCGCGACCAGGTGACGATCATGCGCGGCGGGCGCGAGCGCACGGTCAACATCCGCGTCACCACCGAGCGGGCGACCGGCCAGGCGCACGGCTACGTCGTGACGCTCGACGACATCACCGACCTGGTGACGGCGCAGCGCTCCTCGGCGTGGGCCGACATCGCCCGGCGCATCGCGCACGAGATCAAGAATCCGCTCACCCCCATCCAGCTTTCGGCCGAGCGGCTGAAGCGGAAATTCGGGCGCGTCATCGTCGACGACCGCGACGTGTTCGACCAATGCACCGACACCATCATCCGCCAGGTCGGCGACATCGGCCGCATGGTCGACGAATTCTCATCGTTCGCGCGCATGCCGAAGCCGGCGATCGTGTCCGGCAACCTGTCGGACGTGGTGCGCGAGGCGGTGTTCCTGGTCAGTGTCGCCCAGCCCGACATCGCCTTCGAGACCAAGCTGCCGCAGGAGCCGCTCACCGGCCGCTTCGATGCGCGGCTGATGGGGCAGGCGATCGGCAACCTCGTCAAGAACGCAACCGAGGCGATTGCCGCGGTGCCGCCGTCGCCCGACTTCAAGGGCGCGATCGAGGTCGATGGCCGCTTCGAGGGGGCGGCGATCGTCGTCGATGTCATCGACAACGGCGTCGGCCTGCCGCGCGAAAATCGCCAGCGGTTGCTGGAGCCCTACGTGACCACGCGCGAAAAAGGCACGGGATTGGGCCTCGCGATTGTGACGAAGATCATTGAAGAACACGGCGGGCGGGTTGAACTGCTCGATGCGCCCGCGGTCGCCCACGGCGGACGCGGCGCGATGATCCGCATCACCCTGCCGGGCGCAGAGTCGGTGCGGCTCGAAGAACCGGAAGTGAAATTGGCGGCGGGCGGGTAA
- the ntrC gene encoding nitrogen regulation protein NR(I), producing the protein MPLGNILVADDDAAIRTVLNQALSRAGYSVRLTSSAGTLWRWASEGEGDLVITDVVMPDENAFDLLPRIKRVRPDLPIIVMSAQNTFMTAIRASERGAYEYLPKPFDLKELIAIVGRALSEPKAKRPEAAPQDPADAIPLVGRSAAMQDIYRVLARLMQTDLTVMIAGESGTGKELVARALHDYGKRRNGPFVAINMAAIPRDLIEAELFGHEKGAFTGAAARSAGRFEQADGGTLFLDEIGDMPMEAQTRLLRVLQQGEYTTVGGRTAIKTDVRIIAATNKDLRILINQGQFREDLFFRLNVVPIRLPPLRERSEDVPDLIRHFFTLVEREGLPAKHIETAAMERLKRYRWPGNVRELENLVRRLAALYPQEVIGEGIIEAELEQPSVAAPAAEGQDETLSGSVERHLNTYFRGFGENLPPPGLYHRILRDVESPLIGVALAATHGNQIKAAELLGVNRNTLRKKIRELDIQVIRGGR; encoded by the coding sequence ATGCCGCTCGGCAACATTCTTGTCGCTGACGACGATGCCGCCATCCGGACCGTGCTCAACCAGGCGCTGTCGCGTGCGGGCTACTCCGTGCGGCTGACGTCGTCGGCCGGGACGCTGTGGCGCTGGGCGAGTGAAGGGGAGGGCGACCTCGTCATCACCGACGTCGTCATGCCCGACGAGAACGCGTTCGATCTCCTGCCGCGCATCAAGCGCGTGCGGCCCGACCTGCCGATCATCGTGATGAGCGCGCAGAACACGTTCATGACCGCGATCCGCGCCTCCGAGCGCGGCGCGTACGAGTACCTGCCGAAGCCGTTCGACCTCAAGGAGCTGATCGCCATCGTCGGACGCGCGTTGTCCGAGCCTAAGGCGAAGCGGCCGGAGGCGGCGCCGCAGGATCCGGCCGATGCCATCCCGCTGGTCGGGCGCTCGGCGGCGATGCAGGACATCTACCGCGTGCTGGCGCGGCTGATGCAGACCGACCTCACCGTGATGATCGCCGGCGAATCCGGCACCGGCAAGGAACTGGTGGCGCGGGCGCTGCACGACTACGGCAAGCGGCGGAACGGGCCGTTCGTGGCGATCAACATGGCGGCGATACCGCGCGACCTGATCGAGGCCGAGCTGTTCGGCCACGAGAAGGGCGCCTTCACCGGCGCGGCGGCGCGCAGCGCCGGCCGCTTCGAGCAGGCGGACGGCGGCACGCTGTTCCTCGACGAGATCGGCGACATGCCGATGGAGGCGCAGACGCGGCTACTGCGCGTGCTGCAGCAGGGCGAATACACGACGGTCGGCGGGCGGACCGCGATCAAGACGGACGTGCGCATCATCGCGGCGACCAACAAGGACCTCCGCATCCTCATCAATCAGGGCCAGTTCCGCGAGGACCTGTTCTTCCGGCTGAACGTCGTGCCGATCCGGTTGCCGCCGCTGCGCGAGCGCAGCGAAGACGTGCCCGATCTGATCCGCCATTTTTTCACGCTGGTGGAGCGCGAAGGCCTGCCGGCCAAGCACATCGAGACGGCGGCGATGGAGCGGCTAAAGCGCTACCGCTGGCCGGGCAACGTGCGCGAGCTCGAAAATCTCGTGCGGCGCCTGGCGGCGCTCTATCCGCAGGAGGTGATCGGCGAGGGGATCATCGAGGCGGAGCTGGAGCAGCCGAGCGTCGCGGCGCCGGCGGCCGAGGGACAGGACGAGACCCTGTCCGGATCGGTCGAGCGGCACCTCAACACGTACTTCCGCGGCTTCGGCGAGAACCTGCCGCCGCCGGGCCTCTACCACCGCATCCTGCGCGACGTGGAGTCGCCGCTGATCGGGGTGGCGCTCGCCGCCACCCACGGCAACCAGATCAAGGCGGCGGAGCTGCTCGGCGTGAACCGGAATACGCTCCGGAAGAAGATCCGCGAGCTGGATATCCAGGTTATTCGCGGTGGGCGGTAG
- a CDS encoding nitrogen regulation protein NR(II), which translates to MSIDASTIERGRSASAVLDALPHPVLLVDGTGSIADANTAAQHFFQASITVLRRHPLAYFVPFGSPLLELIDQVRQRGASVNEYRVDVGTPRNGGEHVVDIYATPSLDHAESVVVVLQERSMADKIDRQLIHRGAARSVSGLAAMLAHEIKNPLSGISGAAQLLEGSVGDEDRVLTRLIRDEADRIVKLVDRMEVFSDERPIEREPVNIHIVLDHVRRLARSGFARALTIRDEYDPSLPLVLANRDQLVQVFLNLVKNAAEAVGDAPGGEIVLTTAFKPGFRLSVPGNPSKVTLPLEFCVRDNGGGVPEELIPHLFEPFVTTKANGTGLGLALVAKIIRDHGGVIECESQPGRTTLRVLMPAYPGPATSDAKDS; encoded by the coding sequence ATGAGCATCGACGCCTCGACTATCGAGCGCGGACGGTCGGCGAGTGCGGTGCTCGATGCCCTGCCGCACCCGGTACTGCTGGTTGACGGCACGGGCAGCATCGCCGATGCCAACACCGCCGCGCAGCATTTCTTCCAGGCCTCGATCACGGTGCTGCGGCGACATCCGCTGGCGTATTTCGTGCCCTTCGGCAGTCCGCTGCTCGAGCTGATCGATCAGGTTCGGCAGCGCGGCGCTTCGGTCAACGAATACCGCGTCGATGTCGGCACGCCGCGGAACGGCGGCGAGCATGTCGTCGATATCTACGCCACGCCGAGCCTCGATCATGCGGAGAGCGTCGTCGTCGTGCTGCAGGAGCGCTCGATGGCCGACAAGATCGACCGGCAGCTCATCCATCGCGGCGCGGCACGCAGCGTCAGCGGCCTGGCCGCAATGCTGGCGCACGAGATCAAGAATCCGCTGTCGGGCATCAGCGGCGCGGCGCAGCTTCTGGAAGGGTCGGTCGGCGACGAGGATCGCGTGCTGACGCGGCTGATCCGCGACGAGGCCGACCGCATCGTCAAGCTGGTCGATCGCATGGAGGTGTTCTCCGACGAGCGGCCGATCGAGCGCGAGCCGGTCAACATCCACATCGTGCTCGATCACGTGCGGCGCCTGGCGCGCTCGGGCTTCGCGCGTGCGCTTACCATCCGCGACGAGTACGATCCGTCGCTGCCGCTGGTGCTCGCCAACCGCGACCAGCTCGTGCAGGTGTTCCTCAATCTCGTGAAGAATGCGGCGGAGGCCGTCGGCGATGCGCCGGGCGGCGAGATCGTGCTGACCACCGCGTTCAAGCCGGGCTTCCGGCTTTCGGTGCCGGGCAATCCGTCGAAGGTGACGCTGCCGCTCGAATTCTGCGTGCGCGACAACGGCGGCGGCGTGCCGGAAGAATTGATCCCGCATCTCTTCGAGCCGTTCGTGACCACCAAGGCGAACGGCACCGGCCTCGGCCTGGCGCTGGTCGCCAAAATCATCCGCGACCACGGCGGCGTCATCGAGTGCGAGTCGCAGCCCGGCCGCACGACGCTGCGTGTGTTGATGCCCGCTTACCCCGGGCCCGCTACCTCCGACGCGAAGGATTCCTGA
- the dusB gene encoding tRNA dihydrouridine synthase DusB, protein MAIGPVSVPNRVFLAPMSGVSDVPFRNIASGYSAGLVVSEMVASEMLARGDAQSTMRAERAGRGPHVIQLAGREAKWMAEGAKAATDAGADIIDINMGCPAKKVTGGYSGSALMRDLDHALTLIEATVGATPLPVTLKMRLGWDHDTINAPELARRAEAAGVRMVTVHGRTRCQFYAGAADWAAIRAVKDAVSIPLVANGDLTSPDDLARMLALTGADGVMIGRGAYGRPWMPGHLAAFATTGVMPAAPDGVALHDVIRAHYEAILAHYGVWTGVKVARKHLGWYLPDLPAALRQPMMTASDPHVVLALLAEAFAEPIAEAA, encoded by the coding sequence CTGGCCATTGGGCCGGTGTCCGTTCCCAACCGCGTTTTTCTGGCGCCCATGTCCGGCGTGTCGGATGTTCCGTTCCGCAACATCGCCTCGGGGTACAGCGCCGGGCTGGTCGTGTCGGAGATGGTCGCCAGCGAGATGCTCGCGCGCGGTGACGCGCAGTCGACCATGCGGGCGGAGCGGGCGGGACGCGGGCCGCACGTCATCCAGTTGGCCGGGCGCGAAGCCAAATGGATGGCGGAAGGCGCCAAGGCCGCGACCGACGCCGGCGCCGACATCATCGACATCAACATGGGCTGCCCGGCGAAGAAAGTGACCGGCGGGTATTCCGGCTCGGCGCTGATGCGCGACCTCGATCATGCGCTGACGCTGATCGAGGCGACGGTCGGCGCCACGCCGCTGCCGGTGACGCTGAAGATGCGGCTCGGCTGGGACCACGACACGATCAACGCGCCGGAGCTGGCGCGGCGCGCGGAAGCCGCCGGCGTGCGCATGGTGACCGTCCATGGGCGCACGCGCTGCCAGTTTTATGCCGGCGCGGCGGACTGGGCGGCGATCCGCGCGGTCAAGGACGCGGTGTCCATTCCTCTCGTGGCCAACGGCGACCTGACGTCGCCGGACGATCTGGCGCGGATGCTGGCGCTTACCGGCGCGGACGGCGTGATGATCGGGCGCGGCGCGTATGGGCGGCCGTGGATGCCGGGGCATCTTGCGGCGTTTGCCACCACCGGCGTCATGCCGGCGGCACCCGACGGCGTGGCGCTGCATGACGTGATCCGCGCGCACTACGAGGCGATCCTAGCGCATTACGGCGTGTGGACCGGGGTGAAGGTCGCGCGCAAGCACCTCGGCTGGTATCTGCCGGATCTTCCTGCCGCTCTGCGCCAGCCGATGATGACGGCGAGCGACCCTCACGTGGTGCTGGCTCTGCTGGCCGAGGCGTTCGCCGAACCGATCGCGGAGGCGGCATGA
- a CDS encoding bifunctional 2-C-methyl-D-erythritol 4-phosphate cytidylyltransferase/2-C-methyl-D-erythritol 2,4-cyclodiphosphate synthase, whose amino-acid sequence MATAQKTAVLIVAAGAGSRAGGNGIPKQYQQLGGETVLARTLGLFLPNTSVDAVQVVIGEGQRDLYDSVAPRHPKLRAPATGGATRQASVRLGLAALAADAPNRILIHDAARPFASAALIDRVAAATADAVVPLLPVSSTLKRVDGASVVETVPRENLFAAETPQGFRFDLIRDAHERAAAAGLAFTDDAAVAEWAGAIVQAIPGDAANIKLTTAEDIAAADRRLTAEAALALGDVRVGVGYDVHAFGPGDHVMLGGVAIPHTRGFVGHSDADVILHALTDAVLGALGDGDIGQHFPPSDPQWKGASSDRFLADAVARVKARGGIVAHLDATYLGEGPKVGPHREAIRARIAAIAGVSIDRVGVKATTNEGLGYIGRGEGAAAHAVATIRLPFKP is encoded by the coding sequence GTGGCGACAGCCCAAAAAACCGCCGTCCTGATCGTCGCCGCCGGTGCCGGAAGCCGCGCCGGTGGCAACGGCATTCCAAAGCAATATCAGCAACTTGGCGGCGAAACGGTGCTGGCGCGCACGCTCGGCCTGTTCCTGCCGAACACTTCCGTCGATGCCGTACAGGTCGTGATCGGCGAAGGCCAGCGCGATCTTTACGATTCCGTCGCCCCGCGCCACCCCAAGCTCCGCGCCCCCGCCACGGGCGGCGCAACCCGCCAGGCGTCCGTCCGCCTCGGCCTCGCCGCGCTCGCTGCCGACGCGCCCAACCGCATCCTCATCCACGATGCCGCCCGCCCCTTCGCCTCCGCGGCGCTGATCGACCGCGTCGCCGCCGCGACGGCCGACGCGGTCGTACCGCTGCTGCCGGTATCGAGCACGCTGAAGCGGGTGGACGGCGCTAGCGTCGTCGAGACGGTGCCTCGCGAAAATCTATTCGCCGCCGAGACGCCGCAAGGCTTCCGCTTCGATCTCATCCGCGACGCGCACGAGCGCGCCGCCGCCGCCGGCCTCGCCTTCACCGACGACGCCGCGGTTGCCGAGTGGGCCGGCGCCATCGTGCAGGCGATCCCTGGCGACGCCGCCAATATCAAGCTGACCACGGCGGAAGACATCGCCGCCGCCGACCGCCGCCTGACGGCCGAGGCGGCGCTGGCGCTGGGCGACGTCCGCGTCGGCGTCGGCTACGACGTCCACGCCTTCGGCCCCGGCGACCACGTCATGCTCGGTGGCGTCGCCATCCCGCACACGCGCGGCTTCGTCGGCCACTCCGACGCCGACGTGATCCTGCATGCGCTGACCGACGCGGTGCTCGGCGCCCTCGGCGACGGCGACATCGGCCAGCACTTCCCGCCGTCCGATCCGCAATGGAAAGGCGCCTCCTCGGACCGCTTCCTCGCCGACGCCGTGGCGCGGGTGAAAGCCCGCGGCGGTATCGTCGCCCATCTCGATGCGACCTACCTCGGCGAGGGCCCGAAGGTCGGCCCGCACCGCGAGGCGATCCGCGCCCGCATCGCCGCGATCGCCGGCGTCAGCATCGACCGCGTCGGCGTCAAGGCCACGACCAACGAGGGCCTCGGCTACATCGGCCGCGGCGAAGGCGCCGCCGCCCACGCCGTCGCCACCATCCGCCTGCCGTTCAAGCCATGA
- a CDS encoding CinA family protein codes for MTDLAHLIPSAKMLIDLCRSHGLKIATAESCTGGLIAATLTEIPGSSEVIDRGFVTYSNQAKIDLLDVPEPILNDPAIGAVSQETAHAMAQGALQYSEAHLVVAVTGIAGPGGGSLHKPVGLVHFAAVRRGRDIIHREQRFGDIGRSEVRLATVREALGMLDALARG; via the coding sequence ATGACCGACCTCGCCCACCTCATCCCGTCGGCGAAGATGCTGATCGACCTCTGCCGCTCGCACGGCCTCAAGATCGCGACCGCCGAGTCCTGCACCGGCGGCCTGATCGCCGCGACGCTGACCGAGATCCCCGGATCCTCCGAGGTCATCGACCGCGGCTTCGTCACCTACTCGAACCAGGCGAAGATCGATCTCCTCGACGTGCCCGAGCCGATCCTCAACGACCCGGCAATCGGCGCCGTCTCGCAGGAAACCGCACACGCGATGGCGCAGGGCGCGCTGCAATATTCCGAGGCTCATCTCGTGGTGGCTGTAACCGGCATCGCCGGCCCGGGCGGCGGCTCGCTGCACAAGCCGGTCGGCCTCGTCCACTTCGCCGCGGTGCGCCGCGGCCGCGACATCATCCACCGCGAGCAGCGCTTCGGCGACATCGGGCGGAGCGAGGTGCGGCTGGCCACGGTGCGCGAGGCGTTGGGGATGCTGGACGCGCTGGCGCGGGGATAG
- a CDS encoding VOC family protein, which translates to MMTLGAAPLIAFLATADAARSRAFYADTLGLRLVDDSPFALEFDVGGVMLRIQKVETLTPHPFTALGWQVGDIGAQITELAREGVVFERFAGLEQDGAGVWTSPSGARIAWFRDPDGNLLSLTEFP; encoded by the coding sequence ATGATGACGCTCGGCGCGGCGCCGCTGATCGCGTTTCTCGCTACGGCGGACGCGGCGCGCAGCCGGGCGTTCTATGCCGATACGCTGGGGCTCAGGCTGGTCGACGACTCGCCGTTCGCGCTGGAGTTTGACGTCGGCGGCGTGATGCTGCGCATCCAGAAGGTCGAGACGCTGACGCCGCATCCGTTCACGGCGCTCGGCTGGCAGGTCGGCGATATCGGCGCGCAGATTACCGAGCTGGCGCGGGAGGGCGTGGTGTTCGAGCGGTTCGCCGGGCTCGAGCAGGATGGCGCGGGGGTGTGGACGTCGCCGAGCGGGGCGCGGATCGCGTGGTTTCGGGATCCGGACGGGAATTTGCTGTCGCTGACGGAGTTTCCGTAG
- a CDS encoding type II toxin-antitoxin system RatA family toxin has protein sequence MPQFSTERRVRHPADQMFALIADIEKYPEFLPMCEKLTVRGRTNEDGREVLVADMTIAYAVVRETFTTRVTLDRPALTIDADYLDGPFHHLDSQWSFVPEGEGACLVRFTIDYEFKSRMLTMVMGSAFEGVFRKFGEAFEKRADAVYGTHAP, from the coding sequence ATGCCGCAGTTTTCGACCGAGCGGCGGGTGCGCCACCCGGCCGACCAGATGTTCGCGCTGATCGCCGACATCGAGAAGTATCCCGAGTTCCTGCCGATGTGCGAGAAGCTCACCGTACGCGGTCGCACGAACGAAGACGGGCGCGAGGTGCTGGTCGCCGACATGACCATCGCATACGCCGTTGTGCGCGAGACGTTCACGACGCGCGTGACGCTCGACCGCCCGGCGCTCACCATCGATGCCGATTACCTCGACGGGCCATTCCATCATCTCGACAGCCAGTGGTCGTTCGTGCCGGAAGGCGAGGGGGCGTGCCTGGTGCGCTTCACCATCGACTACGAGTTCAAGTCGCGGATGCTGACGATGGTGATGGGCAGCGCGTTCGAGGGCGTGTTCCGTAAATTCGGCGAGGCGTTCGAGAAGCGCGCCGACGCCGTCTACGGGACGCACGCGCCATGA
- the lipA gene encoding lipoyl synthase: protein MTTLIDTISAPRPRHPEKAHRPETPLLRKPDWIRVKAPGSAVYRETTAIVREHGLVTVCEEAGCPNIGECWSKKHATFMIMGDTCTRACAFCNVKTGIPGLLDRDEPAKVADAVAKLGLHHVVITSVDRDDLADGGAEHFARTIAAIRAASDATIEILTPDFLRKDGAIETVVAAKPDVFNHNLETVPSKYLTVRPGARYFASLRLLQQVKELDPSMFTKSGIMVGLGEERNEVLQLMDDLRAADVDFLTIGQYLQPSRKHHPVMRFVPPDEFKAYETIAYAKGFLMVSASPLTRSSHHAGEDFAQLRAARAAKLGA, encoded by the coding sequence ATGACCACGCTCATCGACACGATCTCGGCGCCGCGGCCGCGCCATCCGGAAAAGGCGCATCGGCCGGAGACGCCGTTGCTGCGCAAGCCGGACTGGATCCGTGTCAAGGCGCCGGGCTCGGCGGTCTATCGCGAGACGACCGCGATCGTGCGCGAGCACGGGCTGGTCACGGTGTGCGAGGAGGCCGGCTGCCCGAACATCGGCGAGTGCTGGTCGAAGAAGCACGCCACCTTCATGATCATGGGCGACACGTGCACGCGGGCGTGCGCCTTCTGCAACGTCAAGACCGGGATCCCGGGCCTGCTCGATCGCGACGAGCCGGCGAAGGTCGCCGACGCGGTCGCCAAGCTCGGCCTGCATCACGTCGTCATCACCTCGGTCGACCGTGACGATCTCGCCGACGGCGGCGCCGAGCATTTCGCCCGCACGATCGCCGCGATCCGGGCGGCGAGCGATGCGACCATCGAGATTCTCACGCCGGACTTTTTGCGCAAGGACGGCGCCATCGAAACCGTCGTTGCGGCGAAGCCGGACGTCTTCAACCACAACCTCGAGACCGTGCCGTCGAAGTATCTGACGGTGCGGCCTGGGGCACGTTACTTCGCCTCGCTCCGCCTGCTGCAGCAGGTCAAGGAACTCGATCCTTCGATGTTCACGAAGTCGGGCATCATGGTCGGGCTCGGCGAGGAGCGGAACGAGGTGCTGCAACTGATGGACGACCTGCGCGCGGCCGACGTCGATTTCCTCACTATCGGGCAGTACCTGCAGCCCAGCCGCAAGCATCATCCGGTGATGCGCTTCGTGCCGCCGGACGAGTTCAAGGCATACGAGACGATCGCCTATGCCAAGGGCTTCCTGATGGTGTCGGCGAGCCCGCTGACGCGCTCGTCGCACCACGCCGGCGAAGACTTCGCGCAATTGCGCGCGGCGCGCGCCGCCAAGCTCGGCGCCTGA